TAAGATTTCTAGTGCAATTTTATCTAGTTCCTCACCAAAGTATTCTGGAGGTATCCTTACAACCCCTTTAGCTTTAATAATTTTAAACATAATAATCAACAGTTAGATAAGAAAGACCGATTTTATAATTTTACCTTTACTAGCTAAAAAAATTATTCCTATATTGTTTTTTAATGCCTTTTGTTTCAATTCTCTATCATTTGTAAAAATTAGGAATTTATTCTTTTTAGCACAATCAATAAGAATATCGTCAGTTGGCTTATCTGTAATCTCGCCTATTAATTTCCAATAATTCTTATATTTTTCTAGATACATCATTGCTACGTTTATCCTTGAGATATAAGAAGGTGATCTAGAATACCTTGACCTTAAAATTTCCAACTCATGAAAGACTGCTTTGTGAATATAAAATTCTGGCTTGTAATCAAGGTATTCTATAACTAAATTAAAAGGATCTATC
This genomic interval from Acidianus sp. HS-5 contains the following:
- a CDS encoding PIN domain-containing protein; protein product: MGSNKNLGVLVDTNILLYIYDRIDPFNLVIEYLDYKPEFYIHKAVFHELEILRSRYSRSPSYISRINVAMMYLEKYKNYWKLIGEITDKPTDDILIDCAKKNKFLIFTNDRELKQKALKNNIGIIFLASKGKIIKSVFLI